A single Biomphalaria glabrata chromosome 2, xgBioGlab47.1, whole genome shotgun sequence DNA region contains:
- the LOC106075166 gene encoding 28 kDa heat- and acid-stable phosphoprotein-like isoform X1: protein MVVSKGGGSGGRGGKKSHKGQRRHFTDEDELREQAQKAEKEKAWRRQQGIESDEEEEEEAKDGATGEAGAKNRDMPPSESSESESESEDEEGKPKGVSHLIDIENPNRAAGKSSKKVTELGETGGSNLSRREREELEKIEARRRYQALHLAGKTEEAQSDLARLAIIRKQREEAAKKKEEEKKSKEAAKEVANKTKGKS, encoded by the exons atggtggtcagtaaag GTGGCGGATCAGGTGGCAGGGGAGGAAAGAAAAGTCATAAAGGCCAGAGAAGACATTTCACTGATGAAGATGAGCTGAGAGAGCAAGCACAAaaggcagagaaagagaaagcttGGAGG cgtCAGCAAGGAATTGAAAGtgatgaggaagaagaagaagaagccaaGGATGGGGCAACAGGTGAGGCAGGTGCTAAAAATAGAGATATGCCTCCGTCAGAGTCATCAGAGTCGGAAAGTGAAAGTGAAGATGAGGAG GGAAAGCCGAAAGGAGTTTCACATTTAATTGACATTGAAAATCCCAATAGGGCTGCTGGTAAAAGTTCCAAAAAAGTTACAGAATTAGGAGAAACAGGGGGCAGCAATCTTTCCAGGAGAGAAAG AGAAGAACTTGAGAAAATTGAAGCAAGAAGGCGTTATCAAGCCCTCCATTTAGCTGGTAAAACAGAAGAAGCCCAATCAGATTTAGCTAGGTTAGCTATTATTAGGAAACAGAGAGAAGAAGCAgctaaaaagaaagaagaggaGAAAAAGT CCAAAGAAGCAGCAAAAGAAGTAGCAAATAAGACAAAAGGAAAATCTTGA
- the LOC106075166 gene encoding 28 kDa heat- and acid-stable phosphoprotein-like isoform X2, protein MPRGGGSGGRGGKKSHKGQRRHFTDEDELREQAQKAEKEKAWRRQQGIESDEEEEEEAKDGATGEAGAKNRDMPPSESSESESESEDEEGKPKGVSHLIDIENPNRAAGKSSKKVTELGETGGSNLSRREREELEKIEARRRYQALHLAGKTEEAQSDLARLAIIRKQREEAAKKKEEEKKSKEAAKEVANKTKGKS, encoded by the exons GTGGCGGATCAGGTGGCAGGGGAGGAAAGAAAAGTCATAAAGGCCAGAGAAGACATTTCACTGATGAAGATGAGCTGAGAGAGCAAGCACAAaaggcagagaaagagaaagcttGGAGG cgtCAGCAAGGAATTGAAAGtgatgaggaagaagaagaagaagccaaGGATGGGGCAACAGGTGAGGCAGGTGCTAAAAATAGAGATATGCCTCCGTCAGAGTCATCAGAGTCGGAAAGTGAAAGTGAAGATGAGGAG GGAAAGCCGAAAGGAGTTTCACATTTAATTGACATTGAAAATCCCAATAGGGCTGCTGGTAAAAGTTCCAAAAAAGTTACAGAATTAGGAGAAACAGGGGGCAGCAATCTTTCCAGGAGAGAAAG AGAAGAACTTGAGAAAATTGAAGCAAGAAGGCGTTATCAAGCCCTCCATTTAGCTGGTAAAACAGAAGAAGCCCAATCAGATTTAGCTAGGTTAGCTATTATTAGGAAACAGAGAGAAGAAGCAgctaaaaagaaagaagaggaGAAAAAGT CCAAAGAAGCAGCAAAAGAAGTAGCAAATAAGACAAAAGGAAAATCTTGA
- the LOC129924579 gene encoding uncharacterized protein LOC129924579, giving the protein MDSRIVQWNCRGLKANYEEMQLLMDSETPVAVCLQETFLKDCISFRSYRAYTKNVEDAERASGGVCILVKDSIPHERVELQTTLQAVAARITLHKYIVKLKSNPTNPAFDSIFNPTEVELYNRRPNVIQPLGLRMREPIQNLTPPIDQISKIETPQNPPWLMNKPKLNLSLLNFKKENTDPSILQVHFRELQESYGDCGTIYTDGSKMEGKVACACSFRNKTISRRLPDGCSIFTAELHAILLALMAVKASERSKFIICSDSKSALQALGRMNTDIPLVHKSLKLLDLITADRRDVTFIWVPSHVGIEGNEAADREAKRALNHAVSGTQIPYSDLRQSIASATYREWQNRWEAETHSKLRQIVADVRWRPTSKGLTRRGSTTMSRLRIGHTYITHSFVLKREEPPLCEYCDSRLTVEHILVDCPRYQDVRAKYFRATNLKTLFNNVDPGKVLGFIREVGLSTKI; this is encoded by the exons atggattccagaattgtacagtggaattgtagaggcctcaaggccaattacgaggaaatgcagctactgatggactctgagactcctgtagctgtctgcttacaggaaacatttctgaaagattgcatcagcttccgaagctaccgtgcttacaccaagaatgttgaggatgcagagagagcatcaggtggagtctgtatccttgtgaaggatagcatcccccatgagagggtagaactacagaccacactacaggccgtagcagctaggataacccttcacaag tatatagtcaagctaaaatccaaccccacgaaccctgcttttgactccatatttaaccccacagaggtagaattatacaatcgaaggcctaacgtcatacagccgttgggccttcgaatgagagaacccatccaaaatttaaccccacccattgaccaaatctctaaaatagaaacccctcagaatcctccttggctaatgaataaacccaaattaaatttatccctccttaatttcaaaaaagaaaatacagacccaagcatactacaagtccactttagggaactgcaggagagctacggagattgtggcaccatctacacagacggatccaaaatggagggaaaggtcgcgtgtgcctgctcctttcggaacaaaacaatctcccgtagactccccgatggctgctccatctttacggccgaattgcacgcaatattgcttgcacttatggccgtaaaagcatcagaaaggagtaaatttataatctgctccgactccaaatctgcattgcaagctttggggcggatgaatactgacatcccattggtacataagagcctgaagctgttggacctaataacagccgaccgtagggatgtcaccttcatctgggtcccctcccatgttggcattgagggaaacgaagccgcagacagagaagcaaagagagccctaaatcatgcggtgtcaggaacccaaattccctactcggacctgagacaaagtattgcctctgccacctatcgagagtggcagaaccgatgggaggctgagactcacagtaaactcaggcagattgtggcggatgtcaggtggcggcccacatctaagggtctgacaaggcgtggtagcacaaccatgtccagacttaggattggccacacctacatcacgcactcttttgtactgaagagagaggagcccccactttgcgagtactgtgactctcgcctcaccgtggaacatatcctcgttgattgccccagataccaggatgtcagggcgaaatattttagagccactaatctaaaaacactatttaataatgtcgaccctgggaaggtactgggctttattcgggaagtggggctatctacgaagatctga